One Brachybacterium kimchii genomic window carries:
- a CDS encoding FKBP-type peptidyl-prolyl cis-trans isomerase, with protein sequence MGRRRGLPDTKGPLVISRRSLLSSALAASAAIGLAACSDDQDGSGSSDGGGASDSATPALDGVTVSKDLKKAPKVEFKTPLSIDQPDARTIVAGKGAQIAEGDTIIWRPLYVDASSGKTKQSWWEDGPAGSVTVSTDQIGEKAADFLVTATVGSRVALAGWQQDASGSMVSLIQVADIDRVVSPLRAKGKEQKPSGDLPAVKLGKDGAPSLEGKPEGDPPSKTTREVLIEGEGDKTRKGDHLVMQYTGWTWDDGKQFDSSWERKVPFGFTQGQGDVITGWDEHLTGLPIGSQVMLVIPPKDAYGTDEKSGGELAGKTLVFVIDVLDAAPTQKNS encoded by the coding sequence ATGGGCCGCCGCCGCGGCCTCCCCGACACGAAAGGCCCCCTGGTGATCTCTCGCCGCTCCCTGCTCAGCTCCGCCCTCGCGGCATCCGCCGCGATCGGCCTCGCCGCCTGCTCCGACGACCAGGACGGCTCGGGCTCCTCGGACGGCGGCGGCGCGTCCGACAGCGCGACGCCCGCGCTCGACGGCGTCACCGTCAGCAAGGACCTGAAGAAGGCGCCGAAGGTCGAGTTCAAGACCCCGCTGAGCATCGACCAGCCGGACGCCCGCACGATCGTCGCCGGCAAGGGCGCGCAGATCGCCGAGGGCGACACGATCATCTGGCGCCCCCTCTACGTGGACGCGAGCAGCGGCAAGACCAAGCAGTCCTGGTGGGAGGACGGCCCCGCCGGCAGCGTCACCGTCTCCACCGACCAGATCGGCGAGAAGGCCGCGGACTTCCTGGTCACGGCCACCGTGGGCTCTCGCGTCGCCCTCGCCGGCTGGCAGCAGGACGCGAGCGGCTCGATGGTCTCGCTCATCCAGGTGGCCGACATCGACCGCGTGGTCTCCCCGCTGCGCGCGAAGGGCAAGGAGCAGAAGCCCTCGGGCGACCTGCCCGCCGTGAAGCTCGGCAAGGACGGCGCCCCGTCCCTCGAGGGCAAGCCCGAGGGGGATCCGCCGTCGAAGACCACCCGCGAGGTGCTCATCGAGGGCGAGGGCGACAAGACCCGGAAGGGCGACCACCTGGTGATGCAGTACACCGGATGGACCTGGGACGACGGCAAGCAGTTCGACTCCTCGTGGGAGCGGAAGGTGCCGTTCGGCTTCACCCAGGGCCAGGGCGACGTCATCACCGGCTGGGACGAGCACCTCACCGGACTGCCCATCGGCAGCCAGGTGATGCTCGTGATCCCGCCGAAGGATGCGTACGGGACCGACGAGAAGTCCGGCGGCGAGCTCGCGGGCAAGACCCTCGTGTTCGTCATCGACGTCCTCGACGCGGCCCCCACGCAGAAGAACTCCTGA
- a CDS encoding FKBP-type peptidyl-prolyl cis-trans isomerase has protein sequence MDRSKPEIEFPGTEAPTELVIVDEIEGEGPEAKAGDVVDVHYVGVSHGTGDEFDASWNRGEPLRFQLGVGQVISGWDQGVQGMRVGGRRRLEIPSSLAYGDRGAPPVIAPGEALIFVCDLVAVHSR, from the coding sequence ATGGACCGCAGCAAGCCCGAGATCGAGTTCCCCGGCACCGAGGCGCCCACCGAGCTGGTGATCGTCGACGAGATCGAGGGCGAGGGCCCCGAGGCGAAGGCCGGCGACGTCGTGGACGTGCACTACGTGGGCGTCTCCCACGGGACCGGTGACGAGTTCGACGCCTCCTGGAACCGCGGCGAGCCGCTGCGCTTCCAGTTGGGCGTGGGCCAGGTCATCAGCGGCTGGGACCAGGGCGTGCAGGGGATGCGCGTGGGCGGCCGTCGCCGGCTCGAGATCCCGTCCTCGCTCGCCTACGGCGACCGCGGCGCGCCGCCCGTGATCGCGCCCGGGGAGGCGCTGATCTTCGTGTGCGACCTGGTGGCCGTCCACTCGCGCTGA
- a CDS encoding primosomal protein N': MTRDAQEGLFEAPAPAADPAPAPSSRPRTTAGFAVAGHDPVASVRLIGVLPHLDRPFDYAVPATLDAAGPGMRVKVRFSGREHDGIVLARSARASTDRPLAPLARLVSEDVVISPDMLRVCEEVAERCAGSVGDVLRLAIPPRHARAEKADRAAEEKESTEASAPPKDPVPAEETDEEDEASAAPSDDLLTAYAGLPALVSRAGAPQGPVPRAAVVLEPAHSWDELTAQAIESLPDGAGSLVIAPDQRDVQRLHRCLESHGIAHEVLTSADGPEKRYRAFRRILRGASRVVIGNRSAAFAPVADLALAICLDPADDLLVEPRAPYPHLRTILQARSAQEHCALLLVSRSLDPQTLFLAETGYLHLLPPVPAPLTAVRPHIEAMDEYLREREGPSGRSRMPQQAMRVLREGMARGPVLVQVPRSGYVPAVACTFCGTRCRCPQCAAPLVLRGHGGGLQCTVCGRREDAYRCPECSRTQVRALVIGSARTAEELRRAFPDAPFRVAGGAQGPVPDDDVPDGAIVVATPGAEPAPPGGFAAALLLDADAMLARAAYDADVEAVRRWSNAIALVRPQAEGGRVLIVGTATLPAIRDLVAHRSRIFLDRVMEDRRALDLPPISKVAEVVGDRPAVRSFLAQTALPDGTDVFGPVDVPEEDDRIRSRAVLRLPVERSRELADALRAGIAARSAHKVPGSLRVRLDPPDVF; this comes from the coding sequence GTGACCCGTGATGCGCAGGAGGGTCTGTTCGAGGCGCCTGCCCCTGCCGCCGATCCCGCCCCTGCGCCGTCCTCGCGACCGCGCACCACGGCGGGGTTCGCGGTCGCCGGCCACGATCCCGTCGCCTCCGTGCGGCTGATCGGCGTTCTGCCCCATCTGGACCGTCCCTTCGACTACGCGGTGCCGGCGACCCTGGACGCGGCGGGCCCCGGCATGCGCGTGAAGGTCCGCTTCTCGGGGCGGGAGCACGACGGCATCGTGCTCGCACGCAGTGCTCGGGCGAGCACGGACCGCCCGCTCGCGCCCCTGGCCCGCCTCGTCTCCGAGGACGTGGTGATCTCCCCGGACATGCTGCGCGTGTGCGAGGAGGTCGCCGAGAGGTGCGCGGGGAGCGTCGGGGACGTGCTGCGGCTCGCGATCCCGCCGCGCCACGCCCGTGCGGAGAAGGCCGATCGCGCGGCGGAGGAGAAGGAGAGCACGGAGGCGAGCGCGCCCCCGAAGGATCCCGTCCCCGCCGAGGAGACCGACGAGGAGGACGAGGCGTCGGCCGCTCCGTCCGATGACCTCCTCACCGCCTACGCGGGACTCCCCGCGCTGGTCTCCCGCGCCGGCGCCCCGCAGGGTCCCGTGCCCCGCGCCGCCGTCGTCCTGGAGCCCGCCCACTCCTGGGACGAGCTGACCGCCCAGGCGATCGAGTCGCTCCCGGACGGAGCCGGGTCCCTCGTCATCGCGCCCGATCAGCGCGATGTGCAGCGCCTGCATCGCTGTCTCGAGTCGCACGGGATCGCCCATGAGGTGCTCACGAGCGCCGACGGTCCCGAGAAGCGCTACCGCGCCTTCCGCCGGATCCTGCGCGGCGCCTCCCGGGTGGTGATCGGCAACCGTTCGGCCGCCTTCGCCCCCGTCGCGGACCTCGCCCTGGCGATCTGCCTCGATCCGGCCGACGACCTCCTCGTCGAGCCCCGCGCGCCGTACCCGCACCTGCGCACGATCCTGCAGGCCCGCTCCGCCCAGGAGCACTGCGCCCTGCTGCTGGTCAGCCGGTCCCTGGACCCGCAGACCCTGTTCCTCGCCGAGACCGGCTACCTGCACCTGCTGCCGCCCGTGCCCGCGCCGCTCACGGCGGTGCGCCCGCACATCGAGGCCATGGACGAGTACCTGCGCGAGAGGGAGGGCCCCAGCGGCCGCTCCCGCATGCCCCAGCAGGCCATGCGCGTGCTGCGCGAGGGGATGGCCCGCGGTCCCGTGCTCGTGCAGGTGCCGCGCTCCGGCTACGTCCCCGCGGTCGCCTGCACCTTCTGCGGCACCCGCTGCCGCTGCCCCCAGTGCGCCGCGCCGCTCGTGCTGCGCGGGCACGGCGGCGGCCTCCAGTGCACCGTGTGCGGGCGCCGCGAGGACGCCTACCGCTGCCCGGAGTGCTCGCGCACGCAGGTGAGGGCCCTCGTCATCGGCTCCGCCCGCACCGCCGAGGAGCTGCGGCGCGCCTTCCCCGACGCCCCCTTCCGGGTCGCCGGCGGGGCCCAGGGCCCGGTCCCCGACGACGACGTGCCCGACGGGGCGATCGTCGTCGCGACCCCGGGCGCCGAGCCCGCGCCGCCCGGAGGGTTCGCGGCCGCCCTGCTGCTCGATGCCGACGCGATGCTCGCCCGTGCCGCCTACGACGCCGACGTCGAGGCCGTGCGCCGCTGGTCGAACGCGATCGCGCTCGTGCGGCCCCAGGCGGAGGGAGGGCGCGTGCTGATCGTCGGCACCGCGACCCTGCCCGCGATCCGCGATCTCGTCGCCCACCGCTCGCGCATCTTCCTCGACCGGGTCATGGAGGACCGCCGCGCCCTGGACCTCCCGCCGATCTCGAAGGTCGCCGAGGTCGTCGGCGACCGGCCCGCCGTGCGCTCCTTCCTGGCCCAGACCGCCCTGCCCGACGGCACGGACGTCTTCGGGCCCGTCGACGTCCCCGAGGAGGACGACCGCATCCGCTCGCGCGCGGTGCTGCGCCTCCCCGTCGAGCGCTCGCGCGAGCTCGCCGACGCCCTCCGCGCCGGCATCGCTGCCCGCAGCGCGCACAAGGTCCCCGGCTCCCTGCGCGTGCGCCTCGATCCGCCCGACGTGTTCTGA
- the fmt gene encoding methionyl-tRNA formyltransferase produces MRILFAGTPEVAVPSLRALLDSPHEVVAVLTRPDAPSGRGRALRPSPVRVLAEEAGVPVLTPDSLRGEDVLSQLRDLDVEAAAVVAYGNLVPPAALAIPPRGWVNLHFSLLPAWRGAAPAQRAVLAGQESTGMTTFLLEKGMDTGPVLATRDVAIDPFETAGSLLDRMAVDGAPLLVETLDALADGTARPVPQSEEGATRAAKLTPAEAELDLSLPAPEVSARIRGMSPHPGAWTTWEGERMKVLSVEPLRAEAPPLAPGRLHATRRQLLIGTGSEPLALAQLAPAGRRAMRAADWARGAGLAEGAAFGAADHSADDPAERPADEQESTR; encoded by the coding sequence ATGCGCATCCTCTTCGCCGGCACCCCTGAGGTCGCCGTCCCCTCGCTCCGCGCGCTCCTCGACTCGCCCCACGAGGTCGTCGCCGTGCTCACCCGCCCCGACGCCCCCTCGGGACGCGGCCGGGCCCTGCGGCCGAGCCCCGTCCGCGTCCTCGCCGAGGAGGCGGGCGTCCCCGTCCTCACCCCGGACTCGCTGCGCGGGGAGGACGTCCTCTCGCAGCTGCGCGACCTGGACGTCGAGGCGGCGGCCGTCGTCGCCTACGGGAACCTGGTCCCTCCGGCCGCGCTCGCGATCCCCCCGCGCGGCTGGGTGAACCTGCACTTCTCGCTGCTCCCCGCCTGGCGCGGAGCGGCCCCCGCCCAGCGCGCGGTGCTCGCCGGGCAGGAGAGCACCGGCATGACCACCTTCCTGCTCGAGAAGGGCATGGACACCGGGCCCGTGCTCGCGACCCGGGACGTCGCCATCGACCCCTTCGAGACCGCCGGATCCCTCCTGGACCGGATGGCGGTCGACGGCGCTCCGCTCCTGGTCGAGACCCTCGACGCCCTCGCCGACGGCACCGCCCGCCCGGTCCCGCAGAGCGAGGAGGGCGCGACCCGCGCAGCCAAGCTCACGCCCGCCGAGGCCGAGCTCGACCTCAGTCTCCCCGCCCCCGAGGTCTCCGCCCGCATCCGCGGCATGAGCCCGCACCCCGGAGCGTGGACCACCTGGGAGGGCGAGCGGATGAAGGTGCTGAGCGTCGAGCCCTTGCGCGCCGAGGCCCCGCCCCTGGCGCCCGGCCGGCTGCACGCCACGCGCCGGCAGCTGCTGATCGGCACCGGCAGCGAGCCCCTCGCCCTGGCCCAGCTCGCCCCCGCCGGGCGTCGCGCCATGCGCGCGGCGGACTGGGCGCGCGGCGCGGGCCTCGCCGAGGGCGCCGCCTTCGGCGCCGCAGACCATTCCGCTGACGATCCCGCCGAGCGTCCCGCCGACGAGCAGGAGAGCACCCGATGA